The Anguilla anguilla isolate fAngAng1 chromosome 2, fAngAng1.pri, whole genome shotgun sequence genome contains the following window.
taaaataagacGTCACGTAGGCTTTTAAACTACATTTCAAGAAAACTGTAAAAGTCTAGCAGGCGCATGACAGAAGTCACCGAAATCTTCCCAACACTTTCTCTTCCGTGAAAATGATTGTCGTTTGCTTTTTCCAGAAATGAAATCCCCTGTGGTCTAGTTGACCTTTTATTaatgtttgccaaaaaaaaaactgtaatagaAGTAAGGACTTCTACCAGTGTACATCTCGAGGCCAGCTCTATATTGTAATAATCGTTTTTTTTCTCGGTTGGCTGTGTTGTTAAaactattaatttattttaaaattaaaataaaataaaaaaacaattgaaaaatGCTTAGGTATACTGTTCACAGTTTTCAGTCAGGTTCCTGAGCTAAAAGAGGACAGCAGTGACCTTTAAATGGCCTTCCTTTCAAACGGGTCATTTGAATATTAGCCTACCATAAGGCAACAGCAGAAGCATCGCTACTTCAAAACATTCCATTTCCAAGAAATCCTACCAGTTAACAAAGGTCAAGGATAATTCTAAATCTGGAATGCCATTATGGCAAACAAGTCTGTTTACATTACAcgtgcatatacatacataaattgaatttaaaaatgttattgttagCAAATCTCCTTAAAGTAAACGCTTGGCTACAAATACTTTGTTTAAAACACATCTaccataaatgtaaaaattgacTTCATATTATCTGTTGTGGATTTAAAAAACATGTGATACACAGAATTAGTTCCTTCAACTGCGCAGACattaataaaaaggaaaattaaatttTCTGTATTTCCCCAGAAGATATTCAGAGGATGTAATgccacaaaattaaaataaccaCAGCAACAATAGCCATGACACAAACCCTGACAAAGGAACTTAGAGAGaaatttccaaaaatacaaaaaaaagaaaagaaaaaggcaaacaaaGAAATCCAAAGAGATAAAGAAAATGTCTCTCAAAAGCACTCGGGAACAAATCTGTAAAACAGTGAGGTAAGTGACAGGGGAGTGCTGTACATTTGGGGGTGggagttgggtggggggggggggggttgggttaaGTTCTTTAACCCACTTCTgccacaataataaaataaaaaagtggagTCTAAACTGAAAAGTAATAACAGACAATTGCATCTAGAATGCACATATATATGAACTTATTGCCAGAATATTATCCACAACTACGACTCAAAAAGTGTTTATGAAAACACCAGCAGAATTGTATAATAAGCCCTGTCTATATTTCATGAGGTATATTGTGATTTTTGTATTCAGTGAATATCTAACCAGTATCAGCCAGTCCGTATGCATTCAATTCGTgttcaccatttaaaatgtttttcatcagaaagcACGAGGCCTGTAATTCTTATTAgggatttcatttttaattcacgATCACTTATTACTTATGACTTAATCTGTTCTtcataattgttatttttatgattttatttgtatacacATAAGTTAAGCAAGTAGTAAATTTTGTATGACTTTCTTTGGCTTCTCCCAGTGACCTCGTTCTACTTCGCTAAAGGTTTTGAGAACAGAGTTTAAAggagaaatataaaatgtttaaaaaaaaaaaaaaattaatcaaaaactttttttcctcccaaagAGGACTGTTAAGGTAAAGTGTAAAATGAACCTAGATGATTGTCTCTCTGTAATGAGTGCCTATAATAAGAGATGGCGAACTTTCGGAATGGGACACAGGATCAACCGCAGGCGATAATGGACCACAGGCCTTCGGACCGGACAGGAACGCGCTCCGTTTCCGGTCTTACGAACGCAACAGTGGCAGCCACAATCCTGCTTAGATCAAAAGGCGGGAACGAAaggtagtgtttgtgtgttttggtgtatgCACATCCCCTGGTTGCGTTTGTGtaaacgtgtgtgtttgtgagttggTGTGTGAGgtagggcagggggggggtagggggtcaGCAGGGGTTCAGGGGTCTCGGCGAATGAACCAGATCTCGTTCTTGCGGTAGGACACCCCCGGGTTCTGGTAGACCGCCACCATGTAGAGGTCGCGGCGCAGGGAGTCCGTGCTGCCCAGGAGCTCCCAGAGCTGGCTAATCTGCCGGGTGATGGTCTCCTCGGTGGTAGTGCCGAAAAACACCCTGCGGGACACAAGCCCACGTgttacacacgcgcacacacacgcaagccgACAAgttacacacgcacattcaggcgcgcacacacacacacacacacaaacaaccacacacacacacacgcaagccgACAAGTTGCACACGCAcattcaggcacacacacacacaaacaaccacatgcgcgaacacacacacacacaagccgacaagttgcacacacacgcacacacacacaaacaaccacatgcgcacacacacatgcaccactaCTCACCACTACTGCAAATGTTAACCTGCACAAAAGCTAACGAATGAAAATTGAACTCAAGACCAGTTTTTGGTGATGCACCAGGCCGTCACAAATCCAACACGTACAGGTTTGCGCAAAACTAACTCTTTCCCCAATCATCACGTTCAGTCTAAACAAAGACCCGTCCGGATTATTAGAGGGCCATTCCCTTGCCGAAATGCCGTACATCGCAATGTATGGTAAATGTATTTCAACAGTgtaattctaaaaaaaacatatcggGAGTATCTAAAAGTGTAAATAATTTGCATGATTGCCCATATCCTGTAATATGCGGGAATATCTTGATAATTTATTTCAATTCGTGTTCAGTGTCTGTAATTTCCGTAAGGGTTTGTCTGCTCTACTCGTGCATCACATTTCCCGCTGGAGCCCGGGCTGGACGGGCGGGACGGGCAGGacgggcggggccgggtggggccgggcgggacgggacgggcgggacgggcggggccgggcgggcgggacgggacgggcggggccgggcagggcgggacgggacgggcggGGACGGGTGGGGAcgggcgggacgggacgggcggggccgggctCACATGGTGACGACGCGCAGGGACTCCCGCTGCACGATGCGGATGTCGGGGTCCGTCGGCTCGGGGGGGCTGTCCTGGAACTCCGCCGGGAGGTAGTACACGGTCAGGATCTCCTTGGAGAAGCTGCCGTCCTCCAGCATGCGGATCTCGCTCAGCACGGGCACCGTCATGCCCAGGTAACGCCCTgcaggtgggaggggcggggggggggggggggtacgagGTGGGAGTGGACATCTTTCGTCATTACATCTACTCAATTTTAATCCATTTATCTTTTCTGTTAGTACCCCGttgctgtgtgtggctgtgtaggTAATTTTGGGAGTGCCctgttgctgtgtgtgggtgatttCAGGGGTAGCGGGGCCCCACCAGGGGGGTTCCCTACCTGCAGAGTTCTCCTTGCAGATGTAGCGCATGAGCTTCATGAAGGCCATGGAGATGCTCTGCTCATACAGCTTCTCCTCCCGAGCGATGCAGGCCCACTTTCCTGCAGGGTACACCCTCTCCTCGTACACCACCtctcccagctgcagcacacacatacacacaagcacatatacacacacacacaagcacatatacacacacacacagacacacacacacacaggcgcacacactcacacaggcgcacacacacatacacacacacaaacacagacacacacaaacacacacacacgtacacacacacatttcagttaCTTATCTCATCCCCCTCTGGCACAGTTGACACATGGACCTGTGCTCCAGCTCTATAAATACCTCTCTCGTGTGAGCCAGCATATGACCCCTGACActgggctgcagcagcagcactcaGAGTAGGCCGTTTACCTTCGTATGCTCGGACACGGTGGTGAACGGCACCCTTTCCTGCTGCTGGTTCTGCCGGGTCATCTCCTGAATCGGACCCCTCATTTCTGTCCAAGAAACAAAAGCACGGTTCACAGGCTGTAGCCTCGCGAGTCATTCATCAGAGCGCAGAGGCTGAGTCAATGGAAACTCAATCAATGGAAGACAGCttgtttctttaaaacaaataaacaaacaaaaatcaacatccaaggaaaaaaaaacacacaggagacACACTGTCTGAACATTGCTCAATCCTAGCCAGAGTAAGTACGCGAGATATAGCAACATTCAGGAAAATccatttcagaaagaaaaaaagataaagaccCAAGACAACAACTGAAAGGCTGCGTTTGCAGTTTTTGCATCTTGACAGCAGCCCTAATGGACAGGAAACTAAGTTTTAAACTCAAAGGTTGcatgtttgattcccaggtgaggcacTGATGTCGTCGTACACTCGAGCAAAAACACagaacctgaactgcttcagaaCGATACCCTGCGGCACAAATTAATTgaacattaattaaaagaaTACAAACGGCTCTGGATACACTCAGCTGCTAGAAGTCCAAAATATAAATGGCTTAACCCTTTGGAGAGTAGGGTTGTTGgaatgtgttttcaaaagtcagtgttctagaacgccaCTGCTTTaaaatcaccagtagtgattgttacatcagcattagaatgttcagttaacaacattttaatcacatacTTGTGATCTTACAACTTAAATGGTTAAAAGCACACAAAAGACAAAGGATTCATAAGAGGCATCTAACTGCCAGACTGCAGGAGGGTGGGCCTTGGCAACAAGCCACGCCCAACAAGCCATGTccaactccaccccctcccgcATCCAACAGTCAGATATATGCAGGGGTCGCACCTGTGGGAACTGACACCTGGTGGGTGCTGGCCACCGACTGCCAATGGGCATAGagtctctcctcctcctcttcatccatTGGCTCTGGGTTATCCGTGATGTCATCATCCAGCTGCTCATCATCCAATCCGGCGAGGTCTTCAATGGAGATGAGAGCCATTGTACAGAGGCTGTAGAAAGAGCAAAGAGCCAATGAGAAGCAAGCCTTTAATTAAACTTCAATTCAATGTTATtcgtatagcactttttacacagggCATtctcacaaagcagctttacagagatccaggcctgaacccccttacaaaagaggggaaagaaagaaaccttgagcagaacctgACTCAGAAGGGGAAGCTCATCTGCCGCTGGCTAGCAGCAGTCAATTGGGAAAAGGCTGATTATATTACATAAACAGGAAAATGACACTACACAGATGTCAATGACAGTGTGTAACTGAAACTGGGCAAGGATAACTCTGGTCGTGACATCTGTCTATGACAAGCTTTCTATGGCTTTGACAAGCTGGGTCATCCACAACCACTGGCTATCCCAACACAGGGTTCATAAACTTTTAGGGGAGAACAGTCAGCTGAGAGATTAATCCCACTCTTTTTAGAATCCGCCACTGACAGGGATTGCACTATGATTAAAACCAGCATTAATCTGCAAAAGTACCCTGAAATGAAACTGCCGCTTTCAAACACAAAGGCAGACAGTGATGTTCACTTCTGCCCAGAGAGAGTgagcttgtttttgtttctctgcgCTTTAAATTATCGGTTGAATTATTACTAAATTAACCAAGTCTCACGTGGCTTCTCAGTTCTGAATAGGTTGTCATCCTTAAAGTGAAAGCGCATATTTACACACCCTGCAGCGCTCCCAGGTCAGGGGGGAATACGAGTGCAATGGGGTAAAGAAAGCAAGCGAGCATACCGAGGACTTCTCAGTAAAAATACTAAAGGGTAAATACTGACATCTCCAGGAACGTTCAAACCCTTGCCGGCTGTCAAACTCAGCCTTTAAGGCAAATTCACAGCCTGTCACCCTGAGTTCCACTAATGAACTCACAAGGAGGGTAAATTTAGTTCTCTCCAGACTCCAGACATATTTTCATATGGGACGGAATGAAGAAGTGCTCTTTGACGTGGAAAACAGGATTCTGGAGCTGGCCTTGTGGAGATCCACCGTGGTTCGGACTCAATATTTGTTAagtttggttttttcttttgttgagtTTTTTAGACATTGCTTAAACTTATCTGTGGAACTTACTTGTGACAACTTAGCAGATGAAGAACAAAACCCTGACACCGTTAGTAATTCCTGTTTACGAGATCCTGTTTTGCAGGTCTGGTATGTATTAcgagtgtatttttaaaatttgttacaaaatgtacTGAATCATCATAGTTATTTCCAGAAAGTTTCAAAGTCACCGAGCTTCAAGCATGGGATACACCCTACAAAGAGATCCTCAGTGTGACCTACAAACCCATAACCAGGAAGGTGACATTCTTCTTAACCCAAATGATATATGAACAAACTTGCAACTGCCAAGAAAGGGACAAAGCATAAGGTATATAAACAAACCTAATTAGGCTGAACTCACCTGGGTCTCACAGTTACATTTTCTGCAGAAACAGCTGCAAACAGTTAGCCTAAACACAGCCACGATCAGCGACAGAATCTGAGAGAAACTGTGTGCGATTTTCTGATCTAGTACGTAATCAGGGTGAATGAGGTTTAACTACGGAGGAGCGTTTTTGGTCCGCCCGTCCCTAAAACAAGAGGTCTGtgtggttttttcccccttgcgGAAGTGGAATGTATTGCTAAATAtacttaaatatatacatgatCTATATTTCGCAACACTTCATTATATAGaggcaaatatacaaattattgccaATTTAAAATAGTAATATATTACACTTCCGTATAATAGATTTATCGTTATATTTTCTACATAGGtccatatatttataatatattgcagtatattccatcTACATAAGGGCCCGCTTGTTTAAGACTGAAAGACAGTTGAAAATGATATGCACATCTTTAGTTGTCCATTGGAATGAAAATTAAACTTTGCTAGCATATTGAACTGGCCTCTAAATCTAAATAACATTAAATCACGTCGTGTTCGTCAACACGGAAGACATTTTTAGGCTAGTTTAGTTTAGCTCCACGGATTTATTCAGATTTCGTGTATTCCTGCCATGAATATTACTCGTCTATGATATGACTGCACTGAGTGGTCATTTAAGGTACATGCGGTGCAATACAGTTAATTGGGTGCAACATAcattcatagaaatgtagtaatactagctagctagtatcgTCGCTCCACACACTAGTTATGGAGTGCTGGGTACAATTAGTAAACATATGCAAGTCAGATTCTGCTGAATACATTTACGTTAAATTAAGTTATCTAACGTTACTCAGCGCTAGTTATAAACCTCTGGCTAACGTTGAATAGATATCTAACGCATGCAACTTGCGCCATAACAAAGCAATCATCTCTCATGCAGTTGTTCGTCGCTAGCCAAATCCGATTACAGCAGCTAATGTTGGCTGGCTAACGACCGCCGCCGCGTAGacactgcatgcatttgttgGAAGCACTGGAGGAAAGTAGGTCACCCCGTTCCCGAGAGCTGCAAAGCCAGGGGAAGTCACGCATCTCAGACCACTACAGACCAAGAACGCCTTCCACGCCTCTATAACAGTGCGCGTACCGAATtggaagaacaaaaacacagtttaaaagTATCATAAGCAAACGTTGGCTTGCTAATGTTGACACGCCCCCCTCGATTGAAACTTACAGATCGAGCTAACCATGTAGCCTGCGGGCTAGCTAACTTACTACGATACCACCGTTACCAGCAATGCTTTAAGCAAGCTCGCATTCACCCCTTCTCGCGCGTTAGAGAACGAAAAATATGGACCAGATGACACTCTGCTGTCTTTGTCAGGATAACCTACCCGAGTGTAAATGTTGATCGGTATGGTAACAGTACCCACGCAGATCCAGAAGCGCAGAGAAGTGACAACCTGCGCGAAGAGCTGGAGCGCGGTGGTCTGTGAGTCACGTGAGTCGGAGCGGTGCGGTGCGCAGTAGACAAAAGAGGGGGGTGATTGGGTTCAAGGCTATTAGCACACCTTTCCACTTAAACGCAGCTGGCTACACTCAAAAAACATGCATTCCCTTAAGATGACGCCTTACTCTCGGCATTGTTTCAGTTTAATCATTAGGAGAATacattaaaacactttttatagTTCCCCCCTCCCGTGAATTTGCAGGAAAAGTtacaaaaacatgttaaaattgaataaataaataaataaaataaggctaactttttctttcaaaaacgTTTAATactgtcaaataataataataatactagtaATAATAACTGCAGAGTTCCACGGGTGCAtgcaaaatggaaacaaaaaaatatgattagAAGCGATGGGTTTCGTTCTTAAGGCATaaatcagggctgtgtgtgttttccaatGGGTCAGTCCGGCCTTTTTATAACCTGTCAGTGATGTAATTAATAAAGAAGGCTTTCATGGAGTGTACTGTTCATTTTGACCATGTCAACCGCATTATCCATTCAggaggagacaaaaaaaaaaaaaccttgaatcACCCAGGAGACAACAGCTCAGGCTGCTTTCACACATGCAGTGTGGCCAGTCCAGTCCCCATGGCGATCATCACATCCAGAGGCTGGCTTTGCCGCTCGCCCAGTCTTCCCAGACGCCGCTTCACGGAGCTCATTTCATGACACAAAGAGCCTCATTTTACTGGCCGTTATTAAAATAATGCGATGTTTTACGCAATGCCAGAACGGTATTTAGGCCAAATTTCAGGGAAACGGGCAGGAACAGCTGCCAAACCTATTCAACACTCCACTTTGACCAGAAATATAATCACTGTCCATCATTACCGGGActcacaaaaacaacattaacatCTGGACACTTCTGGGATGCACTGCAATGATCTGTGAACAAGCCATCAAGCATCGATAATGACCGTGATTATAGGCATGAAAATGTGTCACAGCTCATTTAAGATCAAAACATACCCGGATTAACACACACTTagcaaaatacacacataatatCTTCGGTCTTTTGAGGAATAAAAAGGaaagagtgaaatattttacttttttttaagcttttgtGTTTCTGGAATTGACATGGGGAAAATAGTACAACACAGAAaagctaaaataattttatcttGTGTTGGAATTAAAAAACAGTTGGCCAGGTTTCCACAGTAGCAACATCCAACAAAATGgatctgacaaaaaaaaaatataaataaataaataaataaataaagattaatgtAGAGAGTGGCTAGTGGAAGTCTTGATGAGGGTATCTGGCAAAGGTAAACATAACAAATGGCACGCGTGGGTATGTTTATCTCAGTCGGGAATAAACAGCTCAGCCCAATTCGATTTAAAAAAGCCCTGAAATACGACagcatgcacattttttaacaCAGTAAAGAGGACACACACCTTTCCCAGCAGGACGGAGATGTGTGAACTGTGATGAAGGGGTCTTTGAGGAACACTTGCATGCGATGTACGCCAGAACGCTGCAAAAAATGCCACAAACTGACATTCTTTCCCTGAAAGAACTGGGTTAGCGCGGGTGGGACAGCCCCTTTGTTGGAACAGACcagacaattttatttttatttcatttatttatatttaaggtTTATTTAAGTGGTGAACCTGTAGGTCTCCTTTTCAGCAGGGCTCTGCATTACAAAGCatcagaaaatatatacaatctcacaagggttaaaaaaaataacaataataaaattaccTCTCATTAGTGTTCCGTACCCCAAGATGCACTGCAAAAGCAATCAAGGGGGTCCAGTTGTGTGAATTTGAGAAAGAATAAGAACTTCATTCCTCTTGATTAAATGGATGATTTGTGCTAAAAACCGAATACACCCTACGCAAATTTGTTTAAGCAACTAAAgtctatatataaataaaatatatatataatgtattttggCATTTAACATGACACATTGGTCTGAATTATATTGGACATTTGACAGTGTTCCTGAAAGCTTTGATTCATAGTGAAGGAAACCAACACAAGCAGAGTTAAGTGAGAGATTCAGACAGGAGATATCTGGCATAAACTAAGTAAATACTCTAGGTGATTACTAAGTAATCACCAAAACAGTTGCAGCTGATCACATCCAACCCAGAAAAGCCCAGTTGAGAATTCATCTTTGAACCTATTGACAAACATGCaactcataataataaaaaaacagagaaaaatatttacacactAATGACGAGGTAACATTAAAATGGTCTCctcaaaaggaaaacaacaaaactgagAATGTTTCAGAtgaccttgaagaacacataTTGTTTACTATTTCATTGTCCAAATTGGTTCATGATGTCAAAATGTCAAACGATACAGAGCGCGGTCCTGCAtcataacacacagacactgaccaCCGTCACCAAAAAGCACTTCTCTATAAGGCCAGGGGAAAGACAAAGACTAACAACTGCAACGTGGCGTACTGTGAACAAGGACATAAAATCACACCCATGGCAAAACGAGCAGCCACATGATACaattttgcagtgaaatacattcACAGGAGTGACTCTGTATAAAGCAGGACTATTTAACTGGCAGCCCAGGGGACAAATTCAGCTCCTCGTGGCCTTACTCATGAGCTCTAGGAACCCTGCTATAAAGTGCACAAACGTGAATGTCAGAAAGACTCATTTTCCCAGACCAAGTGACAAGGCTAACAAGTGAAACATATCCACAACATTGACTCAATGGAATGGTCACATACAGGTGAATGTCCATCGAACtcattttcccagcatgcaccgtgCAGACGTGATGTGTCCTTGCAGCTGCAGACTGGAAGTGGCGTGCGTTTTGTAGCGAAGGGTCACTGGCTAAATGTTAACACGGGACCAGTGGGACGCGTGCTCTCTGAATGACCGAAAGGTTAACGTGTGAGGGGGGAAAGCACCACGAGGGCAATACCTTCCAATAAGGACGTGACCTTGttgtgagagaggaggaggtcaCCGTAATTTCATTGGTGTCCTAACGGGAGGTGGGGGTAACAAACGAGAGCGCTCAAAGGTGCAAGAGGTGCAAGAGGCTTGGCACTGTGACTTGTGTTAGAaaggcctgggggggggaggggttcacCCAGCTGTACATGCTGGGaccaatggtgtgtgtgtgtgtgtgtgtgtgtgtgtgtgtaccaggcAGGCTCAGTTTCCACTGTACAGATTCGTAGTGCTAGAGCTGAGACCCTTGCTCGAGTGCATCCGACTTGCCCTAGgaccctgcagagagagaaaagggggggagagataaggaaagaaagagagagagagagagaaaccttcAGTCCAGAGGACTCCACTCTAAGCCAGTGGTGTACAACTCTAGCCAGTGTCTTTAGCTGGCATTTCATTGCACTCAATGCActttattaatgaatttatcCCTAGAAATGAATTGACCTGttatttgttagttttttttgttttgctaaattCAGCCTGAATACTTGGCTGGAACTAAAACCAGCACACGAAGTAGCCCTGCAGGAATGGAGCTGTCCAACACTGTGATACTGCCTCAAGCCCTGCCTGTGGCAGCACAGATTCATTATACTCGCCAGATCCTCAACTCTGTATTTTTAACACTTAACAGAAGTTGAGTAGGAGTAGATTATCTGGTAAGTGTAAAGAATCTGTGATGCCCATTCAACCCCAGCCAGGCACCCCAGGACACTTCTTGCTGCAGAATGATTACatcacacagcccccccccccccccccccctggcctttggggaggaaaaaattatgaattttcTATCTTTGAATCTGGGCATCGGCACTTGTATTTGTTTAAGAAAAATTACTGCTTGTCCAAtaagaataaacacaaaaaccaaaaaagttaCAATTTAATCAGAGTGAAATTATTCTATAATTAAAAATCCCCTTCTTCATAGAAAGAGCAATGCTGAAAAATACTGAACAGAAAGCAATAAAcatgggagagaaaaaaacagcctaATATGGTTTTACTGTGCCAATATTTATAGCCAATTACAGCCTGTATGAATTTTCAGGCCAAGCATTTAATCTCAGGCCCTGACATCCTGTGGTTATTTATGAAAGCCCGTGGTAATTATCTAAAAGTGTCGGGCTTTCCCCTGTGTCCTGCGAAAATGATCATATCACCTCTGTGAACCTGCCTGCCAGCTAATCatcctccatctctccacctGAGCTCtgcaacaaaatggctgccgtgcatcaacCAGGTGCGGGCCACACATTGATGGTGACTAAGAtgagctcccccccccttcactgtaaaggaCGTTCGGATCATGAGATGAAAAGCATAATTTAAATACActatattattatgattattactgtgattattattgtttggtACGGACGCACTCAAGTGAGCAGGTAAGCGCTGCCTTTttaaacagcgccccctgcagggctcCTTACCTGGAACGAGTCGTCGCTGGTCTTGTTCAGGTGGTTGAGAGAAGCCGCTCTCTTCATGCTGGGAGACAATCAGAGCAGAAACGGACAAGGCTAAATCAGGCGCCAGTACCTCACCACTCAGGAAGTGCTATTCTATATGTGGCCCATATCAGGGATAAAGACACTTGTGACATCACCTGactggcaggagagagagagagcttcacCAATCACAGGGAATGTTCTTACCAACCAGCTGAACAATGCTGATGGTGATTTGTGCATATACATCCTGGATTCCCATAGGGATAAACAGGAAGTAGGCCCTTCCTGGTAACCCAAGTATCAGTAAGCACACTAGAACCATACGTGGAAAACCACATGGGTTCCTGTCATGCTGTGAGCATCTGGGtcaagaaaataatgaaatgggaAAACAATCCCGAGAAATATGAGACAATAAACATTCAGCAGGATGTGAGTCTCCCATCGTCATCACTGTGTTTCCCATGGCACccccaaattaattttttacac
Protein-coding sequences here:
- the soul4 gene encoding heme-binding protein soul4; this translates as MALISIEDLAGLDDEQLDDDITDNPEPMDEEEEERLYAHWQSVASTHQVSVPTEMRGPIQEMTRQNQQQERVPFTTVSEHTKLGEVVYEERVYPAGKWACIAREEKLYEQSISMAFMKLMRYICKENSAGRYLGMTVPVLSEIRMLEDGSFSKEILTVYYLPAEFQDSPPEPTDPDIRIVQRESLRVVTMVFFGTTTEETITRQISQLWELLGSTDSLRRDLYMVAVYQNPGVSYRKNEIWFIRRDP